One Alligator mississippiensis isolate rAllMis1 chromosome 12, rAllMis1, whole genome shotgun sequence DNA window includes the following coding sequences:
- the RAB7A gene encoding ras-related protein Rab-7a — protein MTSRKKVLLKVIILGDSGVGKTSLMNQYVNKKFSNQYKATIGADFLTKEVMVDDRLVTMQIWDTAGQERFQSLGVAFYRGADCCVLVFDVTAPNTFKTLDSWRDEFLIQASPRDPENFPFVVLGNKIDLENRQVTTKRAQAWCYSKNNIPYFETSAKEAINVEQAFQTIARNALKQETEVELYNEFPEPIKLDKNDRAKASAESCSC, from the exons GGTGGGGAAGACATCACTTATGAACCAGTATGTGAACAAGAAATTCAGTAACCAGTACAAAGCTACAATAGGAGCAGACTTCCTGACAAAGGAGGTGATGGTGGATGACAGACTAGTGACAATGCAG ATATGGGATACGGCAGGGCAAGAACGGTTTCAGTCTCTGGGTGTTGCCTTCTACAGAGGAGCAGACTGCTGTGTGCTGGTGTTTGATGTGACGGCCCCCAATACATTTAAAACTCTAGATAGCTGGAGGGATGAGTTTCTCATTCAGGCCAGTCCAAGAGACCCTGAGAACTTTCCATTTGTTGTGCTGGGAAACAAGATTGACCTAGAAAACAGACAA GTTACCACAAAACGAGCACAAGCCTGGTGCTACAGTAAAAACAACATCCCATATTTTGAAACCAGTGCCAAGGAGGCCATTAATGTGGAACAAGCTTTCCAGACTATTGCACGAAATGCACTTAAACAG GAAACCGAGGTGGAGCTTTACAATGAATTCCCCGAACCCATCAAACTAGACAAGAATGACCGAGCAAAAGCCTCTgcagagagctgcagctgctga
- the LOC102558080 gene encoding histone H1.10 has translation MSVELEEADLPLTEAEEVPLAPEKKAAAKKAKGGGSSLSPSKRRKNNKKKNQPGKYSQLVVEAIRKLGERNGSSLAKIYNEAKKVAWFDQQNGRTYLKYSIKALVQNDTLLQVKGTGANGSFKLNRKKLEGGGEGGAGGGAHKSHKKAVAAAATRRVDKKPAAKTKKPEKKSHKKGAGAAAAARKEKGKAKKAAKKGAASPGGKKVKKSAKPKALKTRKA, from the coding sequence ATGTCGGTGGAGCTGGAAGAAGCCGACCTGCCCCTGACCGAGGCCGAGGAGGTGCCGCTCGCCCCGGAGAAGAAGGCGGCGGCCAAGAAAGCCAAGGGCGGCGGCTCCTCGCTGTCGCCGTCCAAGAGGAGGAAGAACAACAAGAAGAAGAACCAGCCGGGCAAGTACAGCCAGCTGGTGGTGGAGGCCATCCGCAAGCTGGGCGAGCGCAACGGCTCGTCGCTGGCCAAGATCTACAACGAGGCCAAGAAGGTGGCGTGGTTCGACCAGCAGAACGGGCGCACCTACCTGAAATACTCCATCAAGGCGCTGGTACAGAACGACACGCTGCTGCAGGTCAAGGGCACCGGCGCCAACGGCTCCTTCAAGCTCAATCGCAAGAAGCTGGAGGGCGGCGGCGAGgggggcgcgggcggcggcgcCCACAAATCGCACAAGAaggcggtggcggcggccgccacGCGGCGCGTGGACAAGAAGCCGGCGGCCAAGACCAAGAAGCCCGAGAAGAAATCGCACAAGAAGGGGGCGGGCGCGGCTGCCGCCGCCAGGAAGGAGAAAGGCAAAGCCAAGAAGGCGGCCAAGAAAGGTGCCGCCTCCCCCGGCGGCAAGAAGGTGAAGAAGTCGGCCAAGCCGAAGGCACTGAAGACCAGGAAGGCATGA
- the LOC102557846 gene encoding histone H2A has protein sequence MGAALAGRLRQWELGAGLHILQPPGWALVTAAAGGARRGAGPDPERERARAGSGSDSSPPPGAAPAMSGRGKSGGKARAKAKSRSSRAGLQFPVGRVHRLLRKGNYAERVGAGAPVYLAAVLEYLSAEILELAGNAARDNKKTRIIPRHLQLAIRNDEELNKLLGGVTIAQGGVLPNIQAVLLPKKTQSSKK, from the exons ATGGGAGCCGCGCTCGCCGGCCGGCTCCGCCAATGGGAGCTCGGCGCCGGGCTGCATATCCTCCAGCCGCCGGGCTGGGCTCTTGTCACTGCAGCTGCGGGCGGCGCGCGGCGCGGAGCTGGGCCCGATCCGGAGCGGGAGCGGGCGCGGGCAGGCAGCGGCAGCGACTCCAGCCCCCCCCCGGGAGCG GCTCCGGCCATGTCCGGCCGAGGCAAGTCTGGCGGCAAAGCCCGGGCCAAGGCCAAGTCGCGCTCGTCGCGGGCTGGGCTGCAGTTCCCCGTGGGCCGCGTGCACCGGCTGCTGCGCAAGGGCAACTACGCGGAGCGGGTGGGCGCCGGCGCCCCGGTGTACCTGGCGGCCGTGCTGGAGTACCTGTCGGCTGAGATCCTGGAGCTGGCGGGCAACGCGGCGCGGGACAACAAGAAGACGCGCATCATCCCGCGGCATCTGCAGCTGGCCATCCGCAACGACGAGGAGCTCAACAAGCTGCTGGGCGGCGTCACCATCGCGCAGGGCGGCGTCCTGCCCAACATCCAGGCcgtgctgctgcccaagaagaCGCAGAGCTCCAAGAAGTGA